A part of Rhinatrema bivittatum chromosome 16, aRhiBiv1.1, whole genome shotgun sequence genomic DNA contains:
- the LOC115078757 gene encoding ras-related and estrogen-regulated growth inhibitor-like protein isoform X1, producing the protein MIVQIVGRPQPSRKMSEGSSHQPKVEANVLVLGAESVGKSALTVRFLTRRFIGEYGDTESIYTHIETVDGREICFSIWDSVYPQNPSLQGWVSEEQLRWADGFILVYSICDRDSFNVVRQQLQRIRQLKRRSGAERAPVVIVGNKRDLQHGRAVASEEGRLLALSADAGFFETSAAETYHGSLVVFHQLLESVRDCRSTGKKAVGLKGIVRSMSAVFGRRRIE; encoded by the exons ATGATTGTTCAAATCGTAGGCAGACCGCAGCCGTCCCGCAAAATGTCCGAGGGCAGTAGCCACCAGCCCAAAGTGGAAGCCAATGTCCTGGTGCTGGGGGCCGAGAGCGTGGGGAAATCTG CTTTGACCGTTCGGTTCCTCACGCGGAGGTTCATTGGGGAATACGGCGACACCG aATCCATTTACACTCACATCGAGACCGTGGATGGCCGGGAGATCTGCTTTAGCATCTGGGATTCTGTCTACCCGCAG AACCCAAGCCTGCAGGGATGGGTGAGTGAGGAGCAGCTGAGGTGGGCGGATGGCTTCATCTTGGTGTACAGCATCTGTGACCGGGACAGCTTCAACGTGGTGCGGCAGCAGCTGCAGCGCATCCGGCAGCTGAAGAGGCGCAGCGGGGCGGAGAGGGCCCCCGTCGTCATCGTGGGCAACAAGCGGGACCTGCAGCACGGGCGGGCCGTGGCCAGCGAGGAGGGACGGCTCCTGGCGCTCTCTGCCGACGCCGGCTTCTTCGAGACCTCAGCCGCCGAGACCTACCACGGCTCCCTGGTGGTCTTCCACCAGCTGCTGGAGTCCGTCCGGGACTGCAGGAGCACGGGCAAGAAGGCCGTGGGGCTGAAAGGCATCGTCCGCAGCATGTCCGCCGTCTTCGGGAGGAGGAGGATAGAATGA
- the LOC115078757 gene encoding ras-related and estrogen-regulated growth inhibitor-like protein isoform X2, whose translation MSEGSSHQPKVEANVLVLGAESVGKSALTVRFLTRRFIGEYGDTESIYTHIETVDGREICFSIWDSVYPQNPSLQGWVSEEQLRWADGFILVYSICDRDSFNVVRQQLQRIRQLKRRSGAERAPVVIVGNKRDLQHGRAVASEEGRLLALSADAGFFETSAAETYHGSLVVFHQLLESVRDCRSTGKKAVGLKGIVRSMSAVFGRRRIE comes from the exons ATGTCCGAGGGCAGTAGCCACCAGCCCAAAGTGGAAGCCAATGTCCTGGTGCTGGGGGCCGAGAGCGTGGGGAAATCTG CTTTGACCGTTCGGTTCCTCACGCGGAGGTTCATTGGGGAATACGGCGACACCG aATCCATTTACACTCACATCGAGACCGTGGATGGCCGGGAGATCTGCTTTAGCATCTGGGATTCTGTCTACCCGCAG AACCCAAGCCTGCAGGGATGGGTGAGTGAGGAGCAGCTGAGGTGGGCGGATGGCTTCATCTTGGTGTACAGCATCTGTGACCGGGACAGCTTCAACGTGGTGCGGCAGCAGCTGCAGCGCATCCGGCAGCTGAAGAGGCGCAGCGGGGCGGAGAGGGCCCCCGTCGTCATCGTGGGCAACAAGCGGGACCTGCAGCACGGGCGGGCCGTGGCCAGCGAGGAGGGACGGCTCCTGGCGCTCTCTGCCGACGCCGGCTTCTTCGAGACCTCAGCCGCCGAGACCTACCACGGCTCCCTGGTGGTCTTCCACCAGCTGCTGGAGTCCGTCCGGGACTGCAGGAGCACGGGCAAGAAGGCCGTGGGGCTGAAAGGCATCGTCCGCAGCATGTCCGCCGTCTTCGGGAGGAGGAGGATAGAATGA